The Hevea brasiliensis isolate MT/VB/25A 57/8 chromosome 1, ASM3005281v1, whole genome shotgun sequence genome has a window encoding:
- the LOC110660376 gene encoding thionin-like protein 2, translating into MEERRARFLMVVFVVLGMAVGQCTAASFSDCYKGCFLLCVITPGNSLCSCGSKCLKDCIFPSSITSLSGKEQTHYFCKFGCASSLCTNLSTKQDPGEKKVASCVDSCSSRCSKNFSP; encoded by the exons ATGGAGGAGAGAAGAGCTAGGTTTCTTATGGTGGTTTTTGTGGTGTTGGGCATGGCTGTAGGGCAGTGTACTGCTGCTTCTTTCAGTGACTGCTACAAGGGTTGCTTCCTTCTATGTGTAATTACTCCTGGTAATTCTCTCTGTTCATGTGGTAGTAAGTGCTTGAAAGATTGCATCTTTCCATCTTCCATCACATCTTTAAGTGGCAAAGAACAAACCCATTACTTCTGCAAGTTTGGCTGTGCTTCCTCTTTGTGTACCAATCTCAGCACCAAACAAGACCCTG GGGAAAAGAAAGTGGCAAGCTGTGTGGATTCTTGCTCAAGCAGATGCTCCAAGAACTTCTCACCATGA
- the LOC110660377 gene encoding nuclear pore complex protein NUP50A, whose protein sequence is MGDTEHAFPPSKKRAAGREISRDNPGLDDEEDLAEQETGTFKRASDEVLASRRIVKVRRNQASSTPSSNPFAGIQLVPPTEPTTAPAVAATEELATSEKVSEDGKTDSIETGKESESKIEEPVAETAAKEEITEDKENNNVVNEATKSKVDNEKPEEDDKTRNEKAVGGEETENKEAAEGDKTESEEKKDNGSENLDPSSESTRLSSFQQLSSSQNAFTGLAGTGFCTSTFTFGSVPKDGSSSGTGTGSLFGQKNDQPSFSFGLSNNGNSSIFNTMGSSIVSKNEGTGFPSMQEVPVETGEENERVVFSADSVLFEFFNGAWKERGKGELKINVSTSGTERARLLMRARGNYRLILNASLYPDMKLTNMDKRGVTFACMNSTGENKDGLSTFALKFKDGSIAEEFRAAVAAHKGKTATDLKTPENSPKASD, encoded by the coding sequence ATGGGTGATACAGAACATGCATTTCCACCTTCAAAGAAGAGAGCTGCTGGACGGGAGATCTCAAGAGACAACCCTGGTCTTGATGATGAGGAAGATCTTGCAGAGCAAGAGACTGGAACTTTCAAGAGGGCCAGTGATGAGGTGCTGGCTAGTAGACGAATTGTAAAAGTTCGTCGCAATCAGGCCTCATCAACCCCTTCATCTAATCCATTTGCTGGGATTCAGCTGGTCCCTCCTACTGAGCCAACTACAGCCCCTGCTGTAGCAGCAACTGAAGAACTCGCTACTAGTGAGAAAGTTTCGGAAGATGGGAAAACTGATTCTATTGAGACTGGTAAGGAGTCAGAAAGCAAGATTGAAGAGCCAGTGGCTGAAACTGCTGCAAAGGAGGAGATCACTGAGGATAAGGAGAATAATAATGTAGTCAATGAGGCAACCAAATCCAAGGTTGATAATGAAAAGCCAGAAGAAGATGATAAGACTCGGAATGAAAAAGCAGTGGGTGGAGAAGAGACAGAGAATAAAGAAGCAGCAGAAGGTGATAAGACTGAAAGTGAAGAGAAGAAGGATAATGGTAGTGAAAATCTAGATCCAAGTTCTGAAAGCACACGTTTGAGTTCATTCCAACAGCTTTCAAGTAGCCAAAACGCTTTCACAGGGCTTGCTGGAACTGGGTTTTGCACTTCTACATTCACCTTTGGTTCAGTTCCTAAAGATGGGTCTTCATCTGGCACTGGTACTGGTTCTTTGTTTGGGCAGAAAAATGACCAGCCCTCATTTAGTTTTGGTCTTTCTAATAATGGTAATTCTTCAATCTTCAACACAATGGGGTCTTCTATCGTCTCAAAGAATGAGGGAACTGGTTTTCCATCTATGCAAGAGGTTCCAGTTGAGACAGGGGAAGAGAATGAGAGAGTAGTTTTCTCTGCTGATTCGGTGTTATTTGAGTTTTTTAATGGTGCCTGGAAGGAGCGTGGAAAAGGGGAACTCAAGATTAATGTCTCTACTAGTGGGACAGAAAGAGCCAGACTTCTTATGAGAGCTAGGGGTAATTACAGGTTAATTCTGAATGCAAGTCTTTACCCTGACATGAAGCTCACAAATATGGACAAGCGTGGTGTCACTTTTGCGTGCATGAATAGTACTGGTGAAAATAAGGATGGTCTTTCTACATTTGCGCTGAAGTTCAAGGACGGCTCCATAGCAGAAGAGTTCCGAGCAGCTGTTGCAGCACATAAAGGTAAAACAGCTACAGATCTGAAGACTCCAGAGAATTCACCCAAGGCTTCTGATTGA